aaagcagagaggcaactggtacaaagaaacaggaaatcagtaatatcaacatccgtctcccatctcccgtgagacttccagcaGTCTGGAATCTAAACAGTCTTGTGACttcaagcactgcacagtggcacaacaGAAACCCAACAAATCTCCCTTACCTGCTGGGGTTGCACCTGTGGGATTTCTGCCTGCCAGGAAGAACTCTCCCCCCTCTTTTGCCTCTGAGCCAAGCACCCTGGCCTGTTGAGAGGATCCTGCCCCATCTATGCCCACTCAACCCGCTTCGATCGGCGGAACTGGCATTCTTTCAGCTGTTCTGCATTTGCAAGAATTTGatgttttagtgtggcagcacctgcactttggaactccctgcctcttgagatgAAGGAGGCGCCTTTGCtgcactcttttcagcacctgctgaaaacattcttcTTTGGGCAAGAACGTTTAGAAAACCGATTCAAGTCTTCGTCTGTTTTTAGTCCATTGCTATTTAcgaaagtcttaaattattgccATTTTTTCATAAAATTTTGTTTATTTCGTTTTGTAATGTATATGAATCAGAGAGAACAGTTAGGACAACAGATGAAAATTGAAAGATGAAAAACAGAGCTGTAAATTAACACACAGAATGAGCACAGTTGCAGGTGCCAGCGAAGAATATCGCATTGATCTGGTTTATGAAATCTGTTTCCAGATTTGCTAAGTTTGGGCTGAGGTTGCCTTGGAAAAGATGGTTCTGCTGTGTATTTACTTGATTTATTTCATTaaacaccacttgattgtagaagaaacctcaaagcggtttgcaaaaaaaagagaaaaccataAAATCATCACAATTTACGGCAGTAATTTAAAGAGTACAAAAAGTTGAAACAACAGTGGattgaaacaaattaaaattcaCCTTAACTTTCTAAGCACCTGGACTGGCTTGTCCAAACAGGAAAGCTTTTAGCAGGTACTGAAATGTTGATGGCGAAGGCGCCTGCTTCatatcaattggcagggagttccgaagtccAGGTGCCGCCATGCTAAACAACTGAGTCCTTACGAATGTGAATGGGgttttatgtggcacctgtacattttaatttgttgggaggcacccagagtggctgcggcaacacATTGCGATGGGTGGTACTCGGAGACATATTGCGGTAAGAGTACCAATTCTTCGGATTAAAGAGGTTGGGTGGGCACATAACAAAGAATACCAAATCATGTTAAAAGTGCCTGGAAGTTCTAGTTCCTGCTGAAGTCTCCAGCGTTGCCTAATTTTCCGCACTGTGACTCCGTTCGGAGCGAGTGTCCAGTGTCAGATTTCGGACAGTTTTCCATTCAGCCGCAATGGCTATTCGAACTGCCAAGATCAATGCTTTTGATCGTCAGAAACATTCAGCGATGTTAATTTTGGGCAGCAAACCATCGTTTCTTTAGTAGCATTTATTCTTGGTGAATTCTCCCAGTGGATATTTATATCATTTCCTTGTTTTTGTAAAGCCCCTTGTGGGTTCTTTTTAAACAAtcaagaggtatataaattttacgAAACAAGTAGCTCTGTCCGTAGAGTGTGAGGCTCTTAATcttggggttgtgggttcgagtcccacgctGAGCAAAAGATTCTCGgattgcagggggggttggattagatggcccttgcggtcccttccagctgATTCTATGAGTAAGTCAATATATTCCCCCTCCGCTCTGCTGCAGGATACGAGGTGACCTTCAGTCTGCTGAACCCCGACCCGAGAGCTCTCAGTGTCCACTGGGAGATTGAGGGGGCCATTCACCGCTACGTGGACCCCCTCCTGGGGAAGCTGAGTACACTGGCCGAGTTCTCCGTGGACTCTCAGGTGAGTGCCGGGTGCGAATTGGCCGGGAGTCATGCAGCGCCCCTGCCCTGCGAGGGAGGCTCACGGCCACGTCTTTCCCCCTAATTCTGCAGATCCTCTACTACGCCGCCCTGGGGGTCACGCCCCGCTTTGACGCTGCTTCCTCCAGCTACATCCTGAGCGCCCACAGCCTCCCGCACGTCATTAACCCCGTGGAAGCCAGGCTGGGTGAGTCCCTCTTTCTCCCAACCAGGAGGGGGTggctggttattattatttttccccaaatttttttattggttttcacaacattataaacaaacaaacacataagacaaacaaacataaaccaTAGTCTTATTGAAAATTACTCTTATTAATGTGGTTAAGTGAATTCCTTGCTTCCCCTTGggtgaatttcattgcatatccttttaactgtTTTCCAAATCGCAGTTCTTATAAAATtgaacttaaacattaacatccttggatcttcacattatgaaattaaacatattaattcatcacttaacataaataaaatcctaagccaattaagtatctgcaagcagTTTTcggttaatttaacttaacatatttaactaaatagtcattaaatttaatccactcttcctgatactcctcctccttctggtcgcggactcttccggttaggtcggctagctcccaaaAATCCATCAGGGGGTGGCTGGTTATTGGTTCTTCCCAAGAGATCCCAGAAGCCCTTGCTGCCCTCAACAGGCCAGGCCAAGCGAACCAGTGTCCAATTTTGGCCCCTTAATTATTACGCATTTGcctttgtatcccacctttttcctcaaaggagctcacGGTGGCGCAACACAATTCTGTCCCTGTTTAattcccccacaacaaccctgcgaggtgagTTAGGCTGAGGGAGGCAGTGAATGACCCCCAGGGCCATCCAGGGGGACAGTTTAcattatatctgaaggagcatctccacccccatcattctacccggacactggggtccagctccgagggccttctggcggttccctcactgcgagaagccaagttacagggaaccaggaagagggccttctcggtggtggtgccttccctgtggaacaccctctcaccagatgtcaaagagaacaacaactaccaggcttttagaagacttctgaaggcagccctgtttagggaagcttttaatgtttgatgtattatagtattttaatattcttttggaagctgcccagagtggctggggaagcccagccagatgggcggggtataaataataaattattattattattattattattattattattattattattacgcaaAAATACATACCACAATATCAAAGAAAACAATAGCAAACGCACACGGTTTAAAAGCCATCGCTCTCCAAGCCCACACCCGGAATATCTTCCGACAACACCGTAAGGAAGAGGCCACCGTCCTTCTCCCAGAATATTTCAGGTCTTAGAACTCACTGCAGcacctattttaaaaaaagagatctgAACATACCAGCAAACAATGGAACACCTCCACTATGCCATAACCTCAAACAATGAGATTCTAGTCCTTAGTTTCTGGGGCATTTAACACCAATGACTTCTCCTCATCACTTATTTTGCCTAGTGGTTGATACCACTacttttcatccccccccccagatctttattgaaacttaacatatatacataataaccaaaattcccaatgattcTCTCACATAAAATATAGtatctaaattacaacagctacttaattatacacttaattataaaacccaccccctacttccctccacagcaactCAACTCAATTTCTTTCTACCTTTTTTCCTTGCgttctataataaattatttttgttacattctgatttttccttctttctttattggttttgttacTGCTTACATTTTTTTGTTCTAAGCCTAATAGCGTGTCATTTTTAGAACAACATTTTGACATGTAATCTTTGAAACACTTCCACTCCGTTCTTAtcttttgatttgattgataaCTGAAGTTcattttgccaattctatatactcacttaatttacaaatccactcttcctttgttggtgtGTCCTGAGAGTTCCATTTACCACTACTTTTCAAATGATCTCTTGCCATCATTCTGTGCAAATCGATGCCCCTGAGTGGCTCCCGGTTTCCTcagatgaaataaaaatgttaattccctcttcagggaagtttttaatgtgtgacattttagtgtatttttggtctctgtggaagccacccagagtggctggggaaacccagccagatgggcggggtacaaataaattattattattattattattattattattattattattaggcaaggGAAAGCTGCTGGCTCAGATGGGATAGGCTCTTTAAACTAGACCCTGACTGGCCAACCTGTTCACAAGGGTATATACGACTGGACTTATGCCAGAGGCATGGGCAAGCGCAATCATTGTTCCCATATTGGCTCTCCATAGTGGGACTCCAGTTCCCCAGCTAGCGCAGGacgatgggtgttgtagtccaaaacatccttctctctctctctctctctctctctctctctctctgtcccttcCCGCAGGTTCCAGCGCCTCCTCGCTCTACCCGGTCCTCAATTTCCTGCTCTACGTGCCGGAGCGCCTGCACTCACCCCTCTACATCCAGGACAAGGATGGCGCTTCCGTCCCCACCAACGCCTTCCACAGCCCCCGCTGGGGCGGGATCATGGTGAGGAAGCGGGCAGTGAAATTGCGAAGTCATTTCTTGCTTGAGAGCAATGAGCAATCGAGCCTTTAGTGTCGTTGGCCCCATGGAACTCTCTGCTACTGGAGACTCGATAGGCgccttctgttttttgtttttttgttttacttttaaggcacctgctgttttcttttttggaaaactAGTTTTTTAAATGTCATTTTATGGTGTATGTAAAACAGACAGGACAGTtataaaaagagaggaaaatgagAAGATGGAAGGCAAAACTGTAAAACAGGCCCACGGAATGAGCGCAGTTGCATGTGGGTGAAAATAACGAAGCCCGAGGCAGGAAAGAAAAAAGCGAGGATAAATTTGGCCATCCCATAAAGAACATCAGTGTTATCTGATTGTCAAGtccacttcctggtttgccgGGCTTGCAACAAGCGCTGTCTTGAACATGATGCTTCTGTTGTATATATTTCACAAAGGAGTACTAAACAGTATAAAATGCACctggaggttctagtcctcattaaCATCTCAAATTATGCCCCATTTTCTCCATTCTAGCCCTGTTCCAGAGGGTGCCAAACGGCCAGTCTCCTATTTTGGCCTGTTTTCCACTGAGCTGCAGTTGCTCTTAGCTGCCAAGATCATATATAAAACCAATTCTTTTGACAATATATCTACATAGGTATAATCAAAAATACCCAGCAATGTTGATTTTGGAAAACAAACCAGTTTCTTTGATAATATTGATCATTTCCATCAAAATACTATGGAAAACTctttctattccaccaggcctgtGCAGGCCTTCCATTGTGATTGATGTTTGCCTTTTAACATTTTTTGTATGCTTTTATGTGTATTTTTGCCATAAACCACTTGGAGATTTTTCTTCAATGCAATGGCGGTCCTTTTGTACGTGAATAAATGAATGGCTCCCTCGTTTCCAGGTGTACAACGTGGAGCGTGAGACGGCCAACGAGACCTCCCTCCCGAGGAGGGTGGATGTTGACATGACGCGGGTGATGGAGGTGTTTCTGGCGCAGCTGCGGTGCGTTTTTacggatcatagaatcatagagttggcagggacccccaaaggtcatctagcccaaccccctgagagcacctgctctgcatgcagaaggtcccaggttcctcTTTGTTCAGcaccatgaggactaggaacttgcttttattttcaggggaagggctgtagctcagtggcagagcatcgctttgcatgcagaaggcccaggGGCATAGGGCAGGGCTGGGATAGACTCTcgttctgaaactctggagagtcactgctgccagtcagtgcaggcaatgctaagctagatgggcTGGTGTGGCGacttgctttatatatatataaaattattagtttaacatatcattttcaacaataattaaacagacTTTTACATcttactccttttttttttacttccatcagtcctgtctgaaaattttccaatctaatctcttagtatgcatttcttattttccctattgcATTTCAAACTcctaaccaatatctctatctttttctactttgtaatacttcgtatatttctccttacaaaacttcttgtagtcctaccagcgtaatttgttggttacagtcgctcttcaaataattcatatacttcttccaatcttctgtaaatctctggtcccgcaggtttcgaatccttcctgtcgttttgtccaattctgcatagtcccttAATTTCGTCTGCCGTTCTTCTTTCGTAGGAATTTCTGGTGTGGCGACTTGCTATTACGACAGCTGCCCACATCCCTGTAGTTCAATGTTTTCATGGGATTGTTTATTGTATCTTTTGATTACAGGGGCTTGTATTCTAGTGCTTGTGTGTTGCTgatttctgtattttgtaatCTGCGTGGTTTTGGCATTAAGCCGTCTATAAATCTGTTGCCCTAAGCGGTGCATAAAACTGTTGTTGCAGAAGCAACAGATAAACCTGCTGGTGTCTAAATCTGCTTGCTGGGCCTCTTCCTCTCTGCAGCTTGCTGTTTGGGATCCTGCCGGGTCCCCTGCCGGAGGGGGCCATCCTCGAAAGCCCCGGGAACGAGGGTCTCTGCGACTGGGAGCTGGACCGCCTGCTGTGGGCTCGGACGGTGGAGAACGTGGCTACCGTCTCCACCACCCTGACCTCCCTGGCTCAGCTGCTGGGCAAGATCAGCAACATCGTCATCAAGGACGACGTGGCTTCCCAGGTAAACTCGCAGGCGGGTCTTTCGGCACCGCTCCAGTTTGCCTCCCTCTTTGGGGACCTGTGCTGAGCCCATTGCTGCGACCACAATTACCAAGTCTCGTGGTGCCTTGaaagggggttggtctagatgacccctgggggttcCTTTCAACTCTGATTCTAAGCAGGGACTCTCCCACTcatctacagcccttcccctaaaaGATTCAAATGAAGGACAAAGGTTCCGAATTCAGGGCTGATTTAAATAGAAACTTTTTCTGTTGAGAGATAGCAAAGCCGGTGAAAATATAAGTAAACCAGAAACGCAAGTCGGGGGAagttttggaggggagggagggagggaggaatatatagtaaaCGTTAAGAATTtcagatgtatgtaatgaacaaaaatgaataatgaataatattttttaaaaataaaataaatagaaatgagGAAGCTGCTCTAtgccaaccttctgcatgcaaagcagctgtccTGCCACCAAACTGGCCCAGCAAACCCGGCCTGATCCCTGCGCCCTTTTTTTAACCCTAGGTGTACCACGCTGTGGCATTCGCCCAGGAGGCGCTGGCTGAGCTCAGCCAGGGGCGCCTGGACTCTGCCTTCCAGGCCAGCAAGGCCGCCATCAACGCCTCAGAGAGGGCCTTTTTTGACCcatccctcctccacctcctctacTTCCCCGACGACCAGAAGTTCGCCATCTACATCCCCCTCTTCCTGCCCATGGCCGTCCCCATTCTGCTGTCGCTGGTGAAGATCGGCCGGGAGATGAGGCAGAGCAAGAAAGCGGCCATCAAGGTGGACTGAGGCACACGCCCTGCGTGGAGAAGTTGGCGCCCGGGGTGTGCGTGATGGAGGTCGAGAGAGGGGTCTGGATGCAACCCTCTCCCTCTTCCTGGGATGGGGCCCCGTCCTCCTCTTGAtctgagtttctctctctctgtgttggaGAGTTTGTAGCGGCTGATCTCCACCGCCCTCCCTGCGAGGCCTGCCGCTGGATTCAAAGGGTGCTGCCGAGACTGGGATGGGCCCACCCAAAGAAGAACGCTGTGGCgtttgggatattattattattgccattggAAACAACTTCCGTTGTTTTATATAGAAGGCACAGTTGCATCCCGTTGCTACAAACACTCTCAGCGAAAACCAAGCGAAAAGCCGAAATTCATAATTGTATTCTCCCCAGCAGCCAGCTACCCCATCCAGACTCTCTTGATCCTACAATATTGTCTTCACTCTTTGcaaagtccacacacacacacaaaaaaacaggcGCCCACAACATAAATAAGTATAAATTTGTACGTTTGGATATAAGGAGTTTAAATGTGCCGAAAATGTCTTAGGCAGAGGGCAAATGAAGAAACGAGAAGTTTTGAGAAAACCACAAGCCAACGGCAAATAAATGATGCGTAATGAAATACTTCAATAGCCAGCTATTGTTTCTAAAATTCGATGTAAATATTAATCGCATCACACCCCCCCAAAcggatgaaataaaaaaattccttccagtagcaccttagagaccaactaagtttgttattggtatgagcttttgtgtgctaaagctcataccaataaaaaaattactCGGTTTCTAAGGTGATaccggaaggaatttttttattttgttttgactacggcagaccaacacggctacctacctgtaacccaAACGGATGGTTTGGGAAATATTATCTCCCTGGGGTTGTGGatttggtgcttttttaaaaacagattttcCTTTTTGCAGAAATAAGTTTAGGAAGAATGCAGTGGGATGGATTGCGCCACTTCTCCTATTTCTGCCCCCCCCGTTCATTTTAAGGGTGGCCCCCAATAAATCTTCTTCACTTGCAGGGCTATGAAGGGGCTTCCTCCTTGGTTTGCCATGGAAAGTGCATGTTGGCATAAATTCTGCCCTTGTTGATGGAGAGGATGGCATGTGCCAACTACCAAAGGACACTTAGGGATGTTCAATAAAAGTCTGGTTGGATGgattctttttctgcagggttgtCGTTCTTGGGCGGGTGGGGCAGCGGCTGGGGATGGGCCTCCTGCGGGTGCTGAGTTGGAGTAGGGAGGGGgcccctgtggccctccagaggttgaggCCATCAGAAGGGCCctgctgcagctggatcaggcctcagggggcccatctggtccaccttcctgctctcacagcggccaaccttGCTGTCCATAAGGAGGCAGGACCCGAGTGCGAGAGCAGCACTCCTCACTTGCGATGCTccactctgacagtggaggcagaacactgtTTGCTGGAGGGCAGCACTTTGGCTATCGCTGTGTTATAGGAACGGTGGGAGCTGCCTCTATCAAAACTGAGCGAGACCGGTGGTcgatctagcttagtattgcctacactggttggcagctgctctccagggtttcaggcaagggagtcTTTCCTAGCGGAACCTAGAGAggctgccagggactgaacctgggaccttctgcatgcaaagcatgcaccactGAGCTGCATCCCTTCCCTTTAAGAGAAAGATGCTAGTCCTCATGattctaaataatttttttaaaaaagatttctccCTTGCCCACCTGCTCCAAGGAGCGCGGGGCTGCCCTTCTTTCTGCCATGTACCTTTCACAGCAGCCCGGCGAGGTTGCCACCACCTCTCCTACCCCGCGCTGGCCGGCGCTCTGCACGCGCTCCGAGGCGCCCTTGCGTTCCCTCCTCCCTCCGCTGGGGAGGAGCCGGGCGCGAAGGGGCGGCCCGGCGGCCGCAAAGGCGCTTAGGGCGCGCGGCCGGGCGGGCATGAGCGAGGCGACCGTGGTCgctgtcgccgccgccgccgccgctgcagcaGCCTCCgcgcgcgccgccgccgccgccgccactcgCTCCGCGGCCgcccagagcagcagcagcagcaggagcaggagcagcaggagcggCGGCACCATGAAGGTGAAGAAGGGCAGCGGCGCCGGAGGAGGAGGCGCGCCCGGGGCCGGCGCTGGcggaggagccgccgccgccgccgccgccgcttgcaCCGAGGAGGAGCTGCTGCGCAAAGCTGCCATCAGCCCCGAGGACGTGCTGGGGCTCCCCAAGATCACCTCCGGTAAGGCGGCCCCGCAGGCCCGGAGCCCCCTGCACCTCTCCAAGCGCCGTGCGCCCTGGGCGCAGCGCCAAAGCGCAACCCCTCCGGACGCAACAACGCCAGGCCCCTCGCCCGCAAAGACCAGTCTTTTTGAAAGATATAtatagtgggggtgggggtggggagggggtcccTGAATATTCAGCCCCCCGatcttccccacccacttccactCGATCCCTCTAGGGGCCGCAAGGGGTGTCCCTGCTGGTCCTCCCCGGCAAAGTcggctgggggggggtgtcttctgTCTCCACCGGCGCTTTTCCTACACTGTAGTCTTTTCCGCGGGAGGGAGAAAGTTGAATGGAGGAAAGGAAGCAAATAAAGTAGAACAAATGCTGCTGTTcgtctattattatttcattccttTTGGGTTGTTAACATCCCAAGAGTGTCGTTATTTTGACTTTTTGCAAGTCTAGATGGTTATTTATGCTCCTTGTGGataatttttgttgttttatctttttggcaAACCACAATGGAATAAAGTATTGCTCCAGAGCCCCCTCCTGTGGTTGTTTTCTCAGAAGTAGCCCCATGGGGCTCGCTTCCCCTAGGGCCTAGGTGACCCAAGACCCAAGCAGTCCATGGCAGGTTGCGTAACCAGACATGTGAGTGCATGTCAGAAGCAGGCATGACACGAGTGTTACCGTCGCCTCTCAGTTTGCACCTGTGTTCTTCCAGGGGGCTTATGGCCTGCTATGGCTGGCTGGAGTTCTGGTGGGCCCCTGGTGCTCAGAGGCTCCTGGCACCTGGATTCTGCCAGTGTCTGGCTTCCGCCCGTCTGTGGAATCTCTCCTGCAAGGATCGATTTGCCAGGATACGTCCCTTGCATTGGAGAGAAGCGGAAAGGTGTCCCCGCATTGAGTTTTCAAAGTTAGCGTGTGAATAGTTGGAGGAGATGAtaaggcttttaatgtttagggACTGGTAACTTGAAGTAGTTGTGCTTGAtttccacctcctccctcctcctccctttttcctCTTGTGCCATGTCTTTTTCGATGGTGAGCCTTAGTGCTGACTTTTCGGGAGCCACTTCCGAGAACCTTTTGGGCTAAAGACGCAAATGCTGTCAAGAAGCGGGAGGTTTGCACGTCTCCAAGCTCTGCCACTTCCTGGAGTGTGCAAAAGCAAACGGGCTCTGTGTAGGTCTAGtcagtgcatgggtaggcaaactaaggcctgggggccggatgcggcccaatcgccttctaaatccggcccgcggacagtctgggaaccagcgtgtttttacatgagtagaatgtgtccttttatttaaaatgcatctctgggttatttgtggggcataggaatttgttcttttttttcttttccaaaatatagtctggccccccacaaagtctgagggacagtggactggcccactgctgaaaaagtttgctgacccctagtctAGTGTGTCCTTTGGGAGCTTGCCCAGGGCAGGTGTGCTTTTGACCTGCGTGGTTGCAGCTTTGTGGCTTTCCGCCCTTAGacaaggctctggcagggagAGGAATAGCTCCGGTTTGGGAGCAGGGCTCTAAGGTTTcggtccccaatggcatctccaggtgggtctGGGAATGtccctcctgcctgaaaccttggagagccactgctgcctgCCGGTTAgcctagaccagagctttccaagctGTGTCGTGACACGTTTGTGTGTCGTGCAAACACTGCTGACGCTCCTCTCAGAGCTGGGAAATGGTTAGtttaaccaggggtcagcaaactttttcggcagggggctggtccactgtccctcagaccttgtggggggctggactatatatattttttttggggggagaacgaattcctatgccccacaaataaccgagagatgcattttaaataaaaggacacattctactcatgtaaaaacacgctgattcccggaccgtccgcgggccggattgagaaggcgattggaccggatccagcccccgggccttagtttgcctacccatggtttaacctctggtttgctagtaaaactgaattatgcTGCTGCGAAATGATgcgtgtctaaaaagtgtgtcacctacatgaaaagtttggaatgcCCTGGTCTGAGGGCAGTACCAAGATGGTCCAGTTGTCTGGTATAATATAGGGGAGTTTCCTATCTTCCAATTTAATCCAGCTCTTAATCCAGCCCCATGAGGACAGGAATCTTGCTTCTTAAATCTGGGGGAAGGGCCTTAGCAGAAGCTTGCTCTCTTCTCTCTTCAGCGGCTCATGGTCTTGGTTTGACTCCTGTAGCTGTCTGTATATTGCTGAGGACTGCAATTCAATCCTCCTGTATATTCCACTctcaaaatttgcatttaagTGCATGTGGCCTGAGATTTCCTCTGCTCCTGGCGAGCCAGACGGTTTTGTGGTTCGTTTTTGGATCTCAGTTAATTAGGGGTGTATAAGATG
This genomic window from Podarcis raffonei isolate rPodRaf1 chromosome 15, rPodRaf1.pri, whole genome shotgun sequence contains:
- the PIGS gene encoding GPI transamidase component PIG-S isoform X1, encoding MAAEASAVAAIDAAEKARGKYAALSFAGIAIVVGLPLWWKTTETYRAALPYSEIAELDTLLFQLTVPVSVVFAKGTLPGDLERKLPFRKPQEAEIPLNPKTSVTSRYEVSYRRATSQEEKTLSRASEPEAGKGLLPAQEAAVGSLTIYVIPRNSVLLPQEVPVYIGKRRSAVVRAPRGSGDVLAAVDAQVGEVARAMSFSLDSIAEALSDRVPLGQPGAEWKRPFKSSLGYEVTFSLLNPDPRALSVHWEIEGAIHRYVDPLLGKLSTLAEFSVDSQILYYAALGVTPRFDAASSSYILSAHSLPHVINPVEARLGSSASSLYPVLNFLLYVPERLHSPLYIQDKDGASVPTNAFHSPRWGGIMVYNVERETANETSLPRRVDVDMTRVMEVFLAQLRLLFGILPGPLPEGAILESPGNEGLCDWELDRLLWARTVENVATVSTTLTSLAQLLGKISNIVIKDDVASQVYHAVAFAQEALAELSQGRLDSAFQASKAAINASERAFFDPSLLHLLYFPDDQKFAIYIPLFLPMAVPILLSLVKIGREMRQSKKAAIKVD
- the PIGS gene encoding GPI transamidase component PIG-S isoform X2; this translates as MRQARGKYAALSFAGIAIVVGLPLWWKTTETYRAALPYSEIAELDTLLFQLTVPVSVVFAKGTLPGDLERKLPFRKPQEAEIPLNPKTSVTSRYEVSYRRATSQEEKTLSRASEPEAGKGLLPAQEAAVGSLTIYVIPRNSVLLPQEVPVYIGKRRSAVVRAPRGSGDVLAAVDAQVGEVARAMSFSLDSIAEALSDRVPLGQPGAEWKRPFKSSLGYEVTFSLLNPDPRALSVHWEIEGAIHRYVDPLLGKLSTLAEFSVDSQILYYAALGVTPRFDAASSSYILSAHSLPHVINPVEARLGSSASSLYPVLNFLLYVPERLHSPLYIQDKDGASVPTNAFHSPRWGGIMVYNVERETANETSLPRRVDVDMTRVMEVFLAQLRLLFGILPGPLPEGAILESPGNEGLCDWELDRLLWARTVENVATVSTTLTSLAQLLGKISNIVIKDDVASQVYHAVAFAQEALAELSQGRLDSAFQASKAAINASERAFFDPSLLHLLYFPDDQKFAIYIPLFLPMAVPILLSLVKIGREMRQSKKAAIKVD